One genomic region from Streptomyces venezuelae encodes:
- a CDS encoding LysR family transcriptional regulator, with the protein MLDVRRMQILRAVVTSGSVTAAAAELGYTPSAVSQQVAALEREAGTALLERAGRGVRPTEAGLLLTQYAAAISRNLTEAEAALADLRAGRTGSLAVRYFGSVGPALVAPALARLRREHPGVRIDLTLLDPQEALAEVARGDADVAVVVRPREDPAPGLRLVRLLDDEYLVALPPGHPLAARRVLDLAELAGEPWVGSEPQGPCLDVVLGACSAAGFSPDFVAGSEDYATALGFVAAGLGVGLVPRLGAGRRRTDVVLRRVRNPRPVRTVQAAVREGAPGHPALTTLLEALAEAGRRSVPAEAGWRPRGRG; encoded by the coding sequence ATGCTTGATGTGAGGCGGATGCAGATCCTGCGGGCCGTGGTCACCAGCGGATCGGTGACCGCCGCGGCAGCGGAGTTGGGGTACACGCCGTCCGCGGTGAGCCAGCAGGTGGCTGCCCTGGAACGGGAGGCCGGAACCGCACTCCTCGAACGGGCCGGCCGCGGGGTACGGCCGACGGAGGCGGGCCTGCTCCTCACCCAGTACGCCGCGGCCATCAGCCGCAACCTCACCGAGGCCGAAGCCGCCCTGGCCGATCTGCGGGCCGGCCGGACCGGCAGCCTCGCCGTCCGCTACTTCGGCTCGGTCGGTCCCGCGCTGGTGGCCCCCGCACTGGCCCGGCTCCGCCGGGAGCACCCGGGCGTCCGGATCGACCTCACGCTGCTCGATCCCCAGGAGGCGCTCGCCGAGGTCGCCCGGGGAGACGCGGACGTCGCGGTCGTGGTCAGGCCGCGCGAGGACCCGGCCCCGGGCCTCCGCCTCGTCCGGCTGCTCGACGACGAGTACCTCGTCGCGCTGCCGCCGGGGCACCCGCTGGCCGCGCGGCGCGTCCTCGACCTGGCCGAGCTCGCCGGCGAGCCGTGGGTCGGAAGCGAGCCTCAGGGGCCGTGCCTCGACGTGGTGCTCGGGGCGTGCTCCGCGGCGGGGTTCAGCCCGGACTTCGTGGCGGGCAGCGAGGACTACGCGACCGCGCTGGGGTTCGTCGCGGCGGGTCTGGGCGTCGGCCTCGTCCCGCGGCTCGGCGCGGGCCGCCGCCGTACGGACGTCGTGCTGCGCAGGGTACGGAACCCGCGCCCGGTCAGGACCGTCCAGGCGGCCGTCCGTGAGGGCGCGCCGGGCCATCCCGCCCTCACCACGCTGCTCGAAGCGCTCGCCGAGGCGGGACGACGGTCCGTGCCGGCGGAGGCCGGGTGGCGACCACGGGGCCGCGGGTAG
- a CDS encoding DMT family transporter, whose amino-acid sequence MGVLALLWGSTFLWIELALRALSPLQVTVARCLLGAGTLLVLCLVTRLRLPRGRAVWGHVFVAAFWCNALPFALFSLGQKTVGSGLAGVLNATTPLWSLLLGLALGTERGLRPVRTGGLLLGFTGVVVIFAPWQGTGRVGWGALAIVAAAASYAVGFAYMGRHLVGRGHATLSLSSAQLLAATVLTGLSLPLDGRPPAHIAAESLIAVVILGIFATGITFHLTYRIIAAEGATNAATVGYLLPVVSLVLGFVVLDEPFSPRAAAGMVIVLVGVGMTRRRNPAPGRTRPPAPRSRSSVRG is encoded by the coding sequence ATGGGCGTACTCGCTCTGTTGTGGGGCTCGACCTTCCTCTGGATCGAGCTGGCCCTGCGCGCCCTGTCCCCGCTCCAGGTCACCGTGGCCCGCTGCCTCCTCGGCGCGGGCACGCTGCTCGTCCTGTGCCTGGTGACCCGGCTGCGCCTCCCGCGCGGCCGGGCCGTCTGGGGCCATGTCTTCGTGGCGGCCTTCTGGTGCAACGCCCTGCCCTTCGCCCTGTTCAGCCTCGGCCAGAAGACCGTCGGCTCCGGACTGGCCGGAGTGCTGAACGCGACGACCCCGCTCTGGTCCCTGCTGCTCGGCCTCGCCCTCGGTACGGAGCGGGGGCTCCGCCCCGTCCGCACGGGCGGCCTGCTGCTCGGCTTCACCGGCGTGGTGGTCATCTTCGCGCCGTGGCAGGGCACGGGTCGGGTCGGCTGGGGCGCCCTGGCCATCGTCGCGGCGGCGGCGAGCTATGCGGTGGGCTTCGCGTACATGGGCCGGCACCTCGTGGGGCGGGGCCACGCGACGCTCTCCCTCTCCTCGGCCCAACTCCTCGCCGCGACCGTCCTGACCGGCCTGAGCCTGCCGCTCGACGGCCGGCCCCCGGCCCACATCGCCGCGGAGAGCCTGATCGCGGTCGTGATCCTGGGGATCTTCGCCACGGGGATCACGTTCCACCTCACGTACCGGATCATCGCCGCCGAAGGCGCCACCAACGCCGCGACCGTCGGATATCTGCTGCCCGTGGTGTCGCTGGTCCTGGGATTCGTGGTGCTGGACGAGCCCTTCAGCCCGCGCGCGGCGGCGGGCATGGTGATCGTGCTGGTGGGCGTGGGCATGACGCGCCGCAGGAATCCGGCGCCCGGGAGGACCCGGCCACCGGCGCCGCGGTCACGGTCGTCCGTACGCGGCTGA
- a CDS encoding HEAT repeat domain-containing protein, with protein sequence MFTGIDDVDWASMDHAYGDASDVPELLRGLASADAAEREIALDGMYGAVHHQEDVYDSTVACVPFLFELVATAGLPGRGEIVELLRSIDGDGRDPEQMDFWSDDEDEYAAWVETLARAESDTRARSGVLLDVLADPDPRLRRAVPGALVQLHGDPEEVLAVLRRRLAVERDGGVLRALAAAVGELGVREGKSTEASSAVLADLLTRGDGPGGPGLRLSALVQLARCSPSGPLPERAAGIALDAMREALEEEAEEEGVGAGAGAEVGSPTLISYLRRLKASQRGSVKAPWATELLGELHHALGDRVAERFSLLEDQLRSPDWGQRREAIDMGGLLLTGWRGPHEESVRLLGEQLREADHRIVRWAAAELERLYAIGGPAADALAARVAAGPEFLPQARWRETSYGAAVSALAAQGDARAVPALVDVLRFGEVPEDLGDWIGRMAPAAAAELAPVLLGRLARIAPGKQPRRTDHLLKAAVATGVAEAVGPALRILRAPVDTARPVLRDAVQALAELGEPAREALPELRRLARDGDTHLRVHAAAALWSAGGGTEDVLPVLSLGLTADHWSGRVDALRLIARVGTEAAGLLPELRRLVASPEENGGWVAGALATALWEAGRDEDESLPVLLHAWSAHVDNRPDVAGVWARMGSAARSAVPVVREELAAVRRHNNTGGTGRIRYRCADDELLLRHGRALLESCDG encoded by the coding sequence ATGTTCACGGGGATCGACGACGTCGACTGGGCGTCCATGGATCATGCGTACGGCGACGCCTCCGACGTGCCGGAGCTCCTGCGCGGGCTCGCCTCGGCCGACGCGGCCGAGCGGGAGATCGCGCTCGACGGGATGTACGGCGCGGTGCATCACCAAGAGGACGTGTACGACAGCACAGTTGCGTGCGTCCCCTTCCTCTTCGAGCTCGTCGCGACGGCCGGGCTGCCGGGGCGGGGCGAGATCGTCGAGTTGCTCCGCAGCATCGACGGCGACGGCCGCGACCCCGAGCAGATGGACTTCTGGTCCGACGACGAGGACGAGTACGCCGCCTGGGTGGAGACCCTCGCGCGCGCCGAGTCGGACACCCGGGCCCGCAGCGGGGTACTCCTCGACGTCCTCGCGGATCCCGACCCCCGGCTGCGGCGGGCGGTGCCCGGGGCGCTCGTACAGTTGCACGGCGATCCGGAGGAAGTGCTGGCGGTCCTGCGGCGGCGGCTCGCGGTGGAGCGGGACGGGGGCGTCCTGCGGGCGCTGGCTGCGGCCGTGGGAGAACTGGGCGTCCGGGAAGGGAAGTCCACCGAGGCGTCGAGTGCCGTCCTGGCCGACCTGCTCACGCGTGGGGACGGGCCGGGTGGCCCGGGGCTGCGGCTGTCGGCTCTCGTACAGCTGGCGCGCTGCTCGCCGTCCGGGCCACTTCCGGAGCGGGCCGCAGGGATCGCCCTCGATGCCATGCGGGAGGCGCTGGAGGAAGAGGCCGAGGAAGAGGGCGTCGGGGCCGGGGCCGGCGCCGAGGTCGGGAGTCCGACCCTCATCTCGTACCTCCGCCGCCTCAAGGCGTCCCAGCGCGGCTCGGTGAAGGCTCCTTGGGCCACGGAGCTGCTCGGAGAGCTGCACCATGCCCTGGGGGATCGGGTCGCCGAGCGTTTCTCGCTCCTTGAGGACCAGTTGCGCAGTCCCGACTGGGGACAGCGGCGCGAGGCGATCGACATGGGCGGCCTGCTCCTCACGGGCTGGCGCGGGCCCCACGAGGAGTCCGTACGACTCCTGGGCGAGCAGCTCCGGGAGGCGGACCACCGGATCGTCCGGTGGGCTGCCGCAGAGCTGGAACGGCTGTACGCGATCGGGGGCCCCGCGGCGGACGCGCTGGCCGCTCGGGTGGCGGCGGGACCGGAGTTCCTCCCGCAGGCCCGGTGGCGCGAGACGTCCTACGGGGCGGCGGTGAGCGCGCTCGCCGCACAGGGCGACGCGCGGGCCGTTCCCGCGCTCGTCGACGTGCTGCGGTTCGGCGAGGTGCCCGAGGACCTCGGTGACTGGATCGGCAGGATGGCCCCGGCGGCGGCCGCCGAGCTCGCTCCCGTGCTGCTCGGGAGGCTGGCCCGGATCGCCCCCGGGAAGCAGCCCCGTCGTACGGACCACCTCCTGAAGGCCGCCGTCGCCACCGGTGTCGCCGAGGCGGTCGGACCGGCGCTGAGGATCCTGCGGGCACCCGTCGACACGGCCCGTCCCGTGCTCCGGGACGCCGTGCAGGCACTCGCCGAGCTCGGCGAGCCGGCCCGCGAGGCCCTCCCGGAGCTGCGGCGGCTGGCCCGGGACGGCGACACGCATCTCCGTGTCCACGCGGCGGCTGCGCTCTGGTCCGCCGGGGGCGGGACAGAGGACGTTCTGCCCGTCCTGTCCCTGGGGCTCACCGCGGACCACTGGTCGGGGCGCGTCGACGCGCTGCGGCTGATCGCCCGCGTGGGGACCGAGGCCGCGGGTCTGCTGCCCGAGCTGCGCCGGCTCGTCGCGTCCCCCGAGGAGAACGGCGGCTGGGTCGCGGGCGCCCTCGCGACCGCCCTGTGGGAGGCGGGCCGCGACGAGGACGAGTCCCTGCCCGTGCTGCTGCACGCCTGGTCCGCGCACGTCGACAACCGGCCGGACGTGGCGGGCGTGTGGGCACGGATGGGTTCCGCGGCCCGGTCCGCCGTCCCGGTCGTCCGCGAGGAGCTCGCCGCCGTCCGCCGCCACAACAACACGGGCGGCACGGGCAGGATCCGCTACCGCTGCGCCGATGACGAACTGCTGCTCAGGCACGGGCGGGCGCTCCTGGAGTCCTGCGACGGCTGA
- a CDS encoding alpha-ketoglutarate-dependent dioxygenase AlkB: MTASRPAFPGLQGSLFDQGADTGPGPLGGLRRIMLGDGDGDGDGDGDGGGGAGAWVDHLPGWFHGADALFEELASCVSWQAEEREMYDRVVAVPRLLAYYREGDPLPHPALLEAREALNGHYAPELGEHFVTAGLCLYRDGRDSVAWHGDRIGRSATEDTMVAILSLGDPRDLAFRPRGGGPVELRLPLGHGDLVVMGGSCQRTWEHAVPKTTRAVGPRISVQFRPRGVA; encoded by the coding sequence ATGACGGCATCACGACCTGCCTTCCCCGGCCTCCAGGGCTCCCTCTTCGACCAGGGCGCCGACACTGGACCTGGTCCCTTGGGCGGCCTCCGGCGGATCATGCTCGGCGACGGCGACGGCGACGGCGACGGCGACGGCGACGGCGGCGGTGGAGCAGGCGCGTGGGTGGACCATCTGCCCGGCTGGTTCCACGGCGCCGATGCCCTCTTCGAGGAGCTGGCGAGCTGCGTGTCGTGGCAGGCCGAGGAGCGCGAGATGTACGACCGGGTCGTCGCGGTGCCGCGCCTCCTCGCGTACTACCGCGAGGGCGACCCCCTCCCGCACCCCGCGCTCCTGGAGGCGCGCGAGGCCCTCAACGGGCACTATGCGCCCGAGCTCGGCGAGCATTTCGTCACCGCCGGGCTCTGTCTCTACCGCGACGGGCGCGACAGCGTCGCCTGGCACGGCGACCGCATCGGGCGTTCCGCCACGGAGGACACGATGGTCGCCATCCTCTCCCTCGGAGATCCTCGCGATCTCGCGTTCCGGCCGCGCGGAGGCGGCCCCGTCGAGCTGCGCCTCCCGTTGGGGCACGGGGATCTCGTGGTGATGGGCGGCTCGTGCCAGCGCACCTGGGAGCACGCCGTCCCGAAGACGACACGGGCCGTCGGACCGCGCATCAGCGTGCAGTTCCGCCCGCGAGGCGTGGCCTGA
- a CDS encoding NPP1 family protein, whose protein sequence is MKRHLVKGALTLGSSLALLVALPGSAFAAPPPALPANADGLEQTFQPAYDYDTDGCYPTPAIGADGTINGGLNPSGALNGQCRDSWDLTNTNGYARYKCNNGWCAIIYGLYFEKDQAVAGSGLGGHRHDWEHVVVWVQNNQAQYVSTSAHGGFSVYGRDRIRWDGTHPKIVYHKDGISTHCFRPANSNDEPPENHQHTWQFPSLVGWNGYPAGLRDKLTQANFGSAVFGLKDGNFAAHLAKAKPSGIPFDPYA, encoded by the coding sequence ATCAAGCGCCACCTCGTCAAGGGAGCACTCACCCTAGGTAGTTCGCTCGCGCTGCTGGTAGCCCTGCCGGGCAGCGCGTTCGCCGCTCCGCCCCCGGCTCTGCCCGCGAACGCGGACGGCCTGGAGCAGACGTTCCAGCCGGCATACGACTACGACACGGACGGCTGCTACCCCACGCCCGCCATCGGGGCGGACGGCACGATCAACGGTGGACTCAATCCCTCCGGCGCCCTCAACGGCCAGTGCCGCGACTCCTGGGACCTCACCAACACCAACGGGTACGCGCGGTACAAGTGCAACAACGGCTGGTGCGCGATCATCTACGGCCTGTACTTCGAGAAGGACCAGGCCGTGGCCGGAAGCGGACTCGGGGGACACCGCCACGACTGGGAGCACGTCGTGGTGTGGGTGCAGAACAACCAGGCGCAGTACGTCTCCACATCCGCCCACGGAGGCTTCTCGGTGTACGGCCGTGACCGGATCCGCTGGGACGGCACCCACCCCAAGATCGTCTACCACAAGGACGGCATCAGCACCCACTGCTTCCGCCCGGCCAACTCGAACGACGAGCCGCCGGAGAACCACCAGCACACCTGGCAGTTCCCGAGCCTGGTCGGCTGGAACGGGTACCCCGCCGGCCTGCGCGACAAGCTCACCCAGGCGAACTTCGGCAGCGCGGTCTTCGGGCTCAAGGACGGCAACTTCGCCGCCCACCTGGCGAAGGCGAAACCGTCGGGCATCCCCTTCGACCCCTACGCCTGA
- the thpR gene encoding RNA 2',3'-cyclic phosphodiesterase encodes MTEPAGGATHSEPAETVRVFIALAPPDEAKDELAHALGPAYEAYPRMRWNRIEDWHITLAFLGELPVAAVPLLRPPLARLAANRRPLELGLLGGGHFDERVLWSGIDGDVDGLQQLAAEVRTVVRECGITFQERPLRPHLTLARARRDDPASVTEVAAQLAGFTGRRWRTERLHLVGSNFGRGPAPIRYRDIEAWPFAGP; translated from the coding sequence ATGACTGAGCCAGCGGGTGGGGCCACCCACTCCGAGCCCGCCGAGACGGTACGCGTGTTCATCGCGCTCGCGCCGCCCGACGAGGCGAAGGACGAGCTGGCCCACGCGCTGGGCCCGGCCTACGAGGCGTACCCGCGCATGCGGTGGAACCGGATCGAGGACTGGCACATCACGCTGGCGTTCCTCGGCGAGCTCCCCGTCGCGGCCGTGCCGCTCCTTCGGCCGCCGCTCGCGCGCCTGGCGGCGAACCGTCGCCCCCTGGAACTGGGGCTGCTGGGCGGGGGGCACTTCGACGAGCGCGTGCTGTGGAGCGGGATCGACGGGGACGTCGACGGCCTTCAGCAGCTCGCCGCCGAGGTGCGTACCGTGGTGCGGGAGTGCGGCATCACCTTCCAGGAGCGCCCTCTGCGCCCCCATCTGACACTGGCCCGCGCGCGGCGCGACGACCCGGCGAGCGTGACGGAGGTCGCCGCCCAGCTGGCCGGCTTCACCGGCCGCAGATGGCGGACGGAACGCCTCCACCTGGTCGGAAGCAACTTCGGCCGCGGCCCGGCGCCGATCCGCTACCGCGACATCGAGGCCTGGCCGTTCGCCGGGCCCTGA
- a CDS encoding collagenase codes for MSLHRRVRSSLLASAIAVTLLSSAGQFSVSAADTENQPAPASPVAGPAAPQAKPVANPFDEVEHLATAPGKTFGPAPAPGGLAAGRVAGKAKATGTAEATETSTAATKSKAKAADSAARTTAVAAGATAAGVPCTLDGITGLSPEQFTDFLADPAVTSDGCLSKLIWTWDARLVPVMSDAHVQAVARRISSLAASHDGKNSSHLEEMFTYLHAVVYHDFSRGEIDTTDAPTVNAITQAVTAFGNAPRTFDVTKSNATALREALYAASGPGLRQHQLGLVKRVLATMDPSHTATNQDPAWAGAALAALSVNYLGIYPGNQDTGFHAAAAADPSYRAAFKAFASYGHLKGTANAWVARDALSEYGRFGQIAVLKTEIVAGLGETFGTVVNTFGSGSQQWAKVVSWLNFYEACKPYGVCKEDIEKQIFPYTYTYDNGAIKVRTGLDRATVDQLYYASKLVKAQFHRVLGSEQPVTGDTNTTLNIVLYASRADYENYHPVLTGMDTNNGGIYIERGATFYTYQRRVPQDSSLTLEELFRHEYVHYLNGRYAVHGSFGEGPWYQNDRTTFMDEGTAEFFDGATRDNGIAVRKSLVKSVIGDTADGGPRMSVGQIVNATYAGDGFRFYSYAGTFFEYLWTERPGYLREMYRHLRANDVQAYDSWRNRMAADANIQREYNLFLDKQIAKVDDLFVPNTTYTPNDQLRDSALANVKSTFAAATYNTPDCVENGDPGKRRFTCTGRITANLSNWASEDQNFKDMSETVDYFILDRAGAASNNLADMNCSFGPIDIWSSKAAGTSSFSCEGPLRS; via the coding sequence TTGTCCCTCCACAGACGTGTGCGCTCGTCCCTGCTCGCCTCCGCCATCGCGGTCACCCTCCTCTCCTCCGCCGGCCAGTTCTCCGTGTCCGCGGCGGACACGGAGAACCAGCCCGCACCGGCGTCCCCGGTGGCCGGTCCGGCTGCGCCGCAGGCCAAGCCCGTGGCCAACCCCTTCGACGAGGTCGAGCACCTCGCCACCGCTCCCGGCAAGACCTTCGGGCCCGCGCCCGCCCCCGGCGGTCTCGCCGCCGGCCGCGTGGCCGGAAAGGCCAAGGCCACCGGCACCGCCGAGGCGACCGAGACCTCCACGGCCGCCACCAAGTCGAAGGCCAAGGCCGCCGACTCCGCCGCGCGGACGACCGCCGTGGCCGCCGGCGCCACGGCCGCCGGCGTGCCCTGCACGCTCGACGGGATCACCGGTCTCTCCCCTGAGCAGTTCACCGACTTCCTCGCCGACCCCGCGGTCACCTCCGACGGCTGTCTCAGCAAGCTCATCTGGACGTGGGACGCCCGGCTCGTCCCCGTGATGTCCGACGCCCACGTGCAGGCCGTCGCCCGTCGCATATCGAGCCTGGCCGCCTCCCACGACGGCAAGAACTCCTCGCACCTGGAGGAGATGTTCACGTACCTGCACGCCGTCGTGTACCACGACTTCTCGCGCGGCGAGATCGACACCACCGACGCGCCCACGGTGAACGCGATCACCCAGGCCGTCACCGCCTTCGGCAACGCCCCGCGCACCTTCGACGTCACGAAGAGCAACGCGACCGCCCTGCGCGAGGCCCTCTACGCCGCGAGCGGCCCCGGCCTGCGCCAGCACCAGCTCGGCCTGGTCAAGCGGGTCCTGGCCACCATGGACCCGTCCCACACCGCCACCAACCAGGACCCGGCCTGGGCGGGTGCCGCGCTCGCCGCGCTCTCCGTCAACTACCTCGGCATCTACCCGGGCAACCAGGACACCGGCTTCCACGCCGCCGCGGCCGCCGACCCCTCGTACCGCGCCGCCTTCAAGGCCTTCGCGTCCTACGGGCACCTGAAGGGCACCGCCAACGCCTGGGTGGCCCGTGACGCCCTCAGCGAGTACGGCCGCTTCGGCCAGATCGCGGTCCTGAAGACGGAGATCGTCGCCGGACTCGGCGAGACCTTCGGCACGGTCGTGAACACCTTCGGCAGCGGCAGCCAGCAGTGGGCGAAGGTCGTCTCGTGGCTCAACTTCTACGAGGCGTGCAAGCCGTACGGCGTGTGCAAGGAGGACATCGAGAAGCAGATCTTCCCGTACACGTACACCTACGACAACGGCGCCATCAAGGTCCGCACCGGACTCGACCGGGCCACCGTCGACCAGCTCTACTACGCCAGCAAGCTCGTCAAGGCGCAGTTCCACCGCGTCCTCGGCAGCGAGCAGCCCGTCACCGGCGACACCAACACCACCCTGAACATCGTCCTCTACGCCTCCCGCGCGGACTACGAGAACTACCACCCCGTCCTGACCGGCATGGACACCAACAACGGCGGCATCTACATCGAGCGCGGCGCCACCTTCTACACCTACCAGCGGCGCGTCCCGCAGGACTCCTCCCTCACCCTCGAGGAGTTGTTCCGCCACGAGTACGTCCACTACCTCAACGGCCGCTACGCCGTCCACGGCTCCTTCGGCGAGGGCCCGTGGTACCAGAACGACCGCACCACCTTCATGGACGAGGGCACGGCCGAGTTCTTCGACGGAGCCACCCGCGACAACGGCATCGCCGTCCGCAAGTCGCTCGTCAAGAGCGTCATCGGCGACACCGCCGACGGCGGCCCCCGCATGAGCGTGGGCCAGATCGTCAACGCCACCTACGCCGGCGACGGCTTCCGCTTCTACAGCTACGCCGGCACCTTCTTCGAGTACCTCTGGACCGAGCGGCCCGGCTACCTGCGCGAGATGTACCGGCACCTGCGGGCCAACGACGTCCAGGCGTACGACTCGTGGCGCAACCGGATGGCCGCCGACGCCAACATCCAGCGCGAGTACAACCTCTTCCTCGACAAGCAGATCGCCAAGGTCGACGACCTGTTCGTCCCGAACACCACCTACACGCCCAACGACCAGCTCCGCGACTCCGCGCTCGCGAACGTGAAGTCCACGTTCGCCGCCGCCACCTACAACACCCCCGACTGCGTCGAGAACGGCGACCCGGGCAAGCGCCGGTTCACCTGCACCGGCCGGATCACCGCCAACCTGTCCAACTGGGCCAGCGAGGACCAGAACTTCAAGGACATGTCCGAGACGGTCGACTACTTCATCCTCGACCGCGCGGGCGCCGCGTCCAACAACCTCGCCGACATGAACTGCTCCTTCGGACCGATCGACATCTGGTCCTCCAAGGCCGCGGGCACGTCGAGCTTCAGCTGCGAGGGCCCCCTGCGCAGCTGA
- a CDS encoding proline racemase family protein has protein sequence MSTTPHSVRTTDYHAAGEPFRIVDQDLPPVPGDTVAERRATVIGAGGTATDPRPGPLDDVRRLLVQEPRGHAGMYGGFVVPADDDGAHFGVLFWHKDGYSTACGHGTMALGAWAVDSGRVPAPDDGDVAVRIDVPSGRVTATVHRAAGRTTGVTFRNIPTFVTARKVPVTTSFGNVEVDLAHSGACYASVAARDLGLDTTKTALPALVRAGQEIRAALAGHPATRHAGDPRLSGVYGVILYEDLPEEAAADDGPRQRNVTVFADGQIDRSPCGSGTSARLALLAADGRLGPGGTLTHESVAGTVFTGRLLPGGITEVTGRAYRTGTHTFLVEPDDDLGTGFLL, from the coding sequence GTGAGCACCACCCCGCACTCCGTGCGCACCACCGACTACCACGCCGCAGGCGAACCCTTCAGGATCGTCGACCAGGACCTTCCGCCGGTCCCCGGCGACACCGTCGCCGAGCGGCGCGCCACCGTCATCGGCGCAGGCGGCACGGCCACGGACCCGCGCCCGGGACCCCTCGACGACGTGCGCCGTCTCCTCGTCCAGGAACCCCGCGGACACGCGGGCATGTACGGCGGGTTCGTCGTCCCGGCCGACGACGACGGCGCCCACTTCGGCGTGCTGTTCTGGCACAAGGACGGCTACTCCACGGCGTGCGGCCACGGCACCATGGCGCTCGGCGCCTGGGCCGTCGACTCCGGCCGCGTCCCGGCCCCCGACGACGGCGACGTCGCCGTCAGGATCGACGTACCCTCGGGCCGCGTCACCGCGACCGTGCACCGCGCGGCCGGACGCACCACCGGCGTCACCTTCCGCAACATCCCGACCTTCGTCACCGCACGGAAGGTCCCCGTCACGACCTCCTTCGGCAACGTCGAGGTCGACCTCGCCCACTCCGGCGCCTGTTACGCCTCCGTCGCGGCCCGCGACCTCGGCCTCGACACCACCAAGACGGCCCTGCCCGCGCTCGTCCGCGCCGGCCAGGAGATCCGCGCCGCGCTCGCCGGCCACCCGGCCACCCGGCACGCGGGCGACCCGCGCCTCTCCGGCGTCTACGGCGTGATCCTGTACGAGGACCTGCCCGAAGAAGCAGCGGCCGACGACGGCCCGCGCCAGCGCAACGTCACCGTCTTCGCCGACGGCCAGATCGACCGCTCGCCCTGCGGATCAGGCACCTCGGCGAGGCTCGCCCTGCTCGCCGCGGACGGGCGCCTCGGCCCCGGCGGCACCCTGACGCACGAATCCGTGGCAGGCACCGTCTTCACCGGCCGGCTGCTCCCCGGAGGCATCACCGAGGTCACCGGAAGGGCGTACCGCACCGGCACCCACACCTTCCTCGTCGAACCGGACGACGACCTGGGGACGGGGTTCCTGCTGTGA
- a CDS encoding ornithine cyclodeaminase family protein codes for MTQIDAAAIARLLGPAEAIDVLAEVLRAGLDPEEGPARTSVSVPAGELLLMPAAFGPYAGVKIAGVAPGNAAAGLPRITGSYLLLDGENLRPLALLDGAALTELRTPAVSALAVRHLTPADKPLRLVLFGTGPQAYGHLEAVLAVRRVAEAIVVGRNQIGARALAGYARTLGVLARTGTPDDVAKADLVVCCTTAREPLFEGSLVAPGATVVAVGSHEPDAREVDSALVARSEVYVEARGAALREAGDLLVPTAEGAIEEDHVVGGIADLVTGRRTPTTERPRFFKSVGMAWEDLAVAGALYTAALATS; via the coding sequence CTGACCCAGATCGACGCCGCGGCCATCGCCCGCCTCCTGGGCCCGGCCGAGGCGATCGACGTCCTGGCCGAGGTCCTGCGCGCCGGACTCGACCCCGAGGAAGGACCGGCCCGCACCTCCGTCAGCGTCCCCGCCGGCGAACTCCTCCTCATGCCCGCCGCCTTCGGCCCGTACGCCGGAGTGAAGATCGCCGGCGTGGCCCCCGGCAACGCCGCCGCGGGCCTGCCCCGCATCACCGGCTCCTACCTGCTCCTCGACGGCGAGAACCTCCGCCCGCTCGCCCTCCTCGACGGCGCCGCCCTCACCGAACTGCGCACACCGGCCGTCTCCGCCCTCGCCGTACGCCACCTGACACCCGCCGACAAGCCGCTGCGCCTCGTGCTCTTCGGGACCGGCCCGCAGGCGTACGGGCACCTGGAGGCCGTCCTCGCCGTACGCCGGGTCGCCGAGGCGATCGTCGTCGGGCGCAACCAGATCGGCGCGCGCGCCCTCGCCGGGTACGCGCGCACGCTCGGCGTCCTCGCCAGGACCGGCACGCCCGACGACGTGGCCAAGGCGGACCTCGTCGTCTGCTGCACCACCGCGCGCGAGCCCCTCTTCGAGGGATCCCTCGTCGCCCCCGGCGCCACCGTCGTCGCCGTCGGCTCGCACGAACCGGACGCCCGGGAGGTCGACAGCGCGCTCGTGGCCCGGTCCGAGGTGTACGTCGAGGCGCGTGGCGCCGCCCTGCGCGAGGCCGGTGACCTGCTCGTCCCCACGGCCGAAGGGGCCATCGAGGAGGACCACGTCGTCGGCGGCATCGCCGACCTCGTGACCGGCCGCCGCACCCCCACCACCGAACGCCCGCGGTTCTTCAAGAGCGTCGGCATGGCCTGGGAGGACCTCGCCGTGGCCGGCGCGCTGTACACGGCGGCACTCGCCACGTCATGA